The following proteins are encoded in a genomic region of Streptomyces collinus Tu 365:
- the pafA gene encoding Pup--protein ligase has translation MDRRIFGLENEYGVTCTFRGQRRLSPDEVARYLFRRVVSWGRSSNVFLRNGARLYLDVGSHPEYATPECDNVTELVTHDKAGERILEGLLVDAERRLHEEGIAGDVYLFKNNTDSAGNSYGCHENYLVARHGEFSRLADILIPFLVTRQLLCGAGKVLQTPRGAVYCVSQRAEHIWEGVSSATTRSRPIINTRDEPHADAERYRRLHVIVGDSNMSETTMLLKVGATDLVLRMIEAGTVMRDLTLENPIRAIREVSHDITGRRKVRLASGREASALEVQREYFDKAVDFCDRRGIRTGTVAQVLELWGRTLDAIETEELDRIGTEIDWVMKYKLIERYRAKHNMTMSHPRVAQIDLAYHDIHRRRGLYYLLEKKGQATRICNDLKIFEGKSVPPQTTRARLRGDFIRRAQEQRRDFTVDWVHLKLNDQAQRTVLCKDPFRSVDDRVEKLIAGM, from the coding sequence ATGGACCGCCGCATTTTCGGGCTGGAGAACGAGTACGGCGTCACGTGCACGTTCAGGGGACAGCGCCGCCTGTCTCCTGACGAGGTGGCGCGGTACCTCTTCCGCCGTGTCGTGTCATGGGGCCGCAGCAGCAATGTCTTTCTGCGAAACGGCGCCCGGCTCTATCTCGACGTGGGATCACATCCGGAATACGCGACACCCGAATGTGACAACGTGACCGAACTGGTCACCCACGACAAGGCCGGCGAGCGCATTCTCGAGGGACTCCTGGTGGACGCGGAACGACGCCTGCACGAGGAGGGAATCGCGGGCGACGTCTACCTCTTCAAGAACAACACCGACTCGGCGGGCAACTCCTACGGCTGCCACGAGAACTATCTGGTGGCCCGGCACGGGGAGTTCTCCCGGCTCGCGGACATTCTCATCCCCTTCCTGGTGACCAGGCAGCTCCTGTGCGGTGCGGGCAAGGTCCTGCAGACCCCGCGCGGCGCCGTCTACTGCGTCAGCCAGCGCGCGGAGCACATCTGGGAGGGCGTCTCCTCGGCGACGACCCGCTCCCGGCCCATCATCAACACCCGCGACGAGCCGCACGCGGACGCCGAGCGCTACCGCCGCCTGCACGTCATCGTGGGCGACTCGAACATGTCCGAGACGACCATGCTGCTGAAGGTCGGCGCCACCGACCTGGTGCTGCGCATGATCGAGGCGGGCACCGTCATGCGCGACCTCACCCTGGAGAACCCGATCCGGGCGATCCGCGAGGTCAGCCACGACATCACCGGCCGGCGCAAGGTGCGCCTGGCCAGCGGCCGGGAGGCGTCCGCGCTGGAGGTGCAGCGCGAGTACTTCGACAAGGCCGTGGACTTCTGCGACCGCCGGGGCATCCGCACCGGCACCGTCGCGCAGGTGCTGGAGCTGTGGGGCCGCACCCTCGACGCGATCGAGACCGAGGAACTCGACCGCATCGGCACCGAGATCGACTGGGTCATGAAGTACAAGCTCATCGAGCGGTACCGGGCCAAGCACAACATGACCATGTCGCACCCGCGGGTCGCCCAGATAGACCTCGCCTACCACGACATCCACCGCCGTCGTGGTCTGTACTACCTGCTGGAGAAGAAGGGCCAAGCCACCCGGATCTGCAACGACTTGAAGATCTTCGAAGGCAAGTCGGTTCCCCCGCAGACCACTCGGGCACGGCTGCGCGGCGACTTCATCCGCCGGGCACAGGAACAGCGCCGTGACTTCACGGTCGACTGGGTGCACCTGAAACTCAACGACCAGGCGCAGCGCACCGTCCTGTGCAAGGACCCGTTCCGTTCGGTGGACGACCGGGTGGAGAAGCTGATCGCCGGAATGTAG
- a CDS encoding helix-turn-helix transcriptional regulator: MAIAKAERLMNLALCLLGTRRPLSKRELRDSIEAYVEASRPERGTAGSDDSFNRMFERDKDDLRELGLVIETVENLDGEVGYLARRDSNRLPPITLDAEEAAALGLAAKVWQQARLAGAASGALQKLRAAGLPEDVDPYEAHGALEPRIPVHEAAFEPLMLACRDRRPVVFEYRKASAVHPEPRHVEPWALECWRGHWYLAGWDRDRGAERVFRLSRITGRVRSRGAAFTAPVPDVVTVRETVASWAGEIADGTALIRLRTGAGYPLRAKATGVRELGDGWDELEIPYGHGLDAWLVEFGPDVVVLEPAELRADVVDRLRAVAKG; this comes from the coding sequence ATGGCCATTGCCAAGGCCGAGCGGCTGATGAACCTCGCGCTGTGCCTGCTCGGGACCCGGCGGCCGCTCAGCAAGCGTGAGCTGCGCGACTCCATCGAGGCCTACGTCGAGGCGTCGCGGCCGGAGAGGGGCACGGCGGGCAGCGACGACTCCTTCAACCGGATGTTCGAGCGCGACAAGGACGACCTGCGCGAACTGGGCCTGGTCATCGAGACCGTCGAGAACCTGGACGGCGAGGTGGGCTACCTCGCCCGCCGCGACAGCAACCGGCTGCCGCCGATCACCCTCGACGCCGAGGAGGCCGCCGCCCTCGGCCTGGCCGCCAAGGTCTGGCAGCAGGCCCGGCTGGCCGGCGCGGCCAGCGGCGCCCTGCAGAAGCTCCGCGCGGCCGGCCTGCCCGAGGACGTCGACCCCTACGAGGCGCACGGCGCCCTCGAACCGCGCATCCCCGTGCACGAGGCCGCCTTCGAGCCGCTGATGCTCGCGTGCCGCGACCGCCGCCCGGTGGTCTTCGAGTACCGCAAGGCCTCCGCCGTGCACCCCGAGCCCCGGCACGTCGAGCCGTGGGCGCTGGAGTGCTGGCGCGGCCACTGGTACCTGGCCGGCTGGGACCGCGACCGGGGCGCCGAGCGGGTCTTCCGGCTGTCCCGCATCACCGGCCGGGTCCGCTCCCGCGGGGCGGCCTTCACCGCGCCCGTCCCCGACGTCGTCACCGTCCGGGAGACCGTCGCGAGCTGGGCCGGCGAGATCGCCGACGGCACGGCGCTGATCCGGCTGCGCACCGGCGCCGGCTACCCGCTGCGGGCGAAGGCCACCGGGGTGCGGGAACTGGGCGACGGCTGGGACGAGTTGGAGATCCCGTACGGGCACGGCCTGGACGCCTGGCTGGTGGAGTTCGGCCCGGACGTGGTCGTGCTGGAGCCGGCCGAGCTGCGGGCCGACGTGGTGGACCGGCTGCGTGCCGTGGCCAAGGGCTGA
- a CDS encoding MFS transporter — protein sequence MAAGYLEILRARHAARLLTGTLVGRLPNATAAIALVLFVRAEGGTYSLAGALAAVYGVANAVGQPVLGRLVDLHGQPRVQLPAAVLAALAMTAFAFLGTDPLPLAYVCVAAAGLFTPPLEGGLRALWPSVLRREEQVHTAYAMDAIAQEVMFTVGPLLVTLCVSLWSERAALLVLNAVGVLGALSVVVSPPSRAWRSAPREAHWLGALRSPGLLALLGAFLFIGIALGSITVASVPYADDHGGDAVYGWLMAALGLGALIGGTVYGARQWGGTPERRLRLLVALLAVCYLPLTLMPGTVAMVLLTLVAGVFLAPCIACAFIIVDRHAPSGTVTEAFSWLVTTFTVGASVGTGLAGPVVQTGGALWGFALPAAAGAVSLLVLLATGRVLAAPVRGGVVAASSENDPNRAVEPRFSSGDRA from the coding sequence ATGGCCGCGGGATACCTAGAGATCCTCCGGGCGAGACACGCGGCCCGGCTGCTGACCGGCACGCTGGTGGGCCGGCTGCCCAACGCGACGGCCGCGATCGCCCTGGTGCTGTTCGTCCGCGCCGAGGGCGGCACCTACAGCCTGGCCGGGGCGCTCGCCGCGGTGTACGGCGTCGCCAACGCGGTCGGCCAGCCGGTCCTCGGCCGGCTCGTGGACCTGCACGGCCAGCCGCGCGTGCAGCTGCCGGCCGCCGTCCTGGCGGCGCTCGCCATGACGGCCTTCGCCTTCCTGGGCACCGACCCGCTGCCCCTGGCCTACGTCTGCGTCGCGGCCGCGGGCCTGTTCACCCCGCCCCTGGAGGGCGGCCTGCGCGCCCTGTGGCCCTCCGTGCTGCGCCGCGAGGAGCAGGTGCACACCGCGTACGCCATGGACGCGATCGCCCAGGAGGTCATGTTCACCGTCGGCCCGCTGCTGGTGACCCTGTGCGTCTCGCTGTGGTCGGAGCGCGCGGCCCTGCTCGTGCTGAACGCCGTCGGTGTCCTCGGCGCCCTCTCGGTGGTCGTCTCGCCGCCCTCGCGCGCGTGGCGCTCGGCGCCCCGCGAGGCGCACTGGCTGGGCGCCCTGCGCTCGCCCGGCCTGCTCGCGCTGCTCGGCGCCTTCCTGTTCATCGGCATCGCGCTCGGCTCCATCACGGTCGCCTCCGTGCCCTACGCCGACGACCACGGCGGCGACGCCGTCTACGGCTGGCTGATGGCCGCGCTCGGCCTCGGGGCGCTCATCGGCGGCACCGTCTACGGGGCCCGCCAGTGGGGCGGCACCCCCGAACGGCGACTGCGGCTCCTGGTGGCCCTTCTGGCGGTCTGTTACCTGCCGCTCACCCTGATGCCCGGCACGGTCGCCATGGTGCTGCTCACCCTGGTCGCCGGAGTCTTCCTCGCGCCCTGCATCGCCTGCGCCTTCATCATCGTCGACCGGCACGCGCCGAGCGGCACCGTCACGGAGGCGTTCTCCTGGCTGGTGACGACGTTCACCGTGGGCGCCTCGGTCGGAACGGGCCTGGCGGGGCCGGTCGTCCAGACCGGTGGCGCGCTGTGGGGATTCGCGCTGCCGGCCGCCGCCGGGGCCGTGTCCCTGCTGGTCCTGCTCGCCACCGGACGGGTCCTCGCAGCTCCCGTGCGGGGCGGGGTCGTTGCGGCTTCATCGGAAAATGATCCAAATCGTGCCGTCGAACCCCGTTTCAGCTCAGGGGATCGGGCGTAA
- a CDS encoding FKBP-type peptidyl-prolyl cis-trans isomerase translates to MRRRSLLLAAVPAGLATLAGCGGGKSDSGKAAPSPSPSASASAPPPPKIVDGPLPAITAGTKFDEKPTVAKGPGEPSKDLAVKTVIAGSGRTVAENDFIQANYLGQIWSTAKVFDNSYDRKSPLVIQLAQGSIIDGWRYALAGRKTGSRVQIAVPPTWGYGKSGNAQAGIKGTDTLVFVIDVIDSFNSKSSAKGTQVPQTDAALPKVGTNTDGQAPSISVPKTAPPKKLVSAYVLEGDGPELKADQAILCQFKGVVWDSGKPFEQTYGSGRLSQFSLEQMRQVVKGLPQGLTGKKVGSRVLVVVPPDLAYGNNPPSGGAIKKGSTLVFSVDILAAM, encoded by the coding sequence GTGCGCCGACGCTCACTCCTCCTCGCAGCCGTGCCCGCCGGGCTCGCCACGCTCGCCGGATGCGGCGGCGGCAAGTCAGACTCGGGCAAGGCCGCACCCTCGCCCTCACCGTCGGCCTCGGCGTCCGCACCGCCCCCGCCCAAGATCGTGGACGGGCCGCTGCCCGCGATCACGGCGGGCACCAAGTTCGACGAGAAGCCCACGGTCGCGAAGGGGCCGGGCGAGCCGTCGAAGGACCTCGCGGTGAAGACGGTGATCGCGGGCAGCGGCCGCACGGTCGCGGAGAACGACTTCATCCAGGCCAACTACCTGGGCCAGATCTGGAGCACCGCCAAGGTCTTCGACAACTCCTACGACCGCAAGAGCCCGCTGGTCATCCAGCTCGCCCAGGGCAGCATCATCGACGGCTGGCGCTACGCCCTCGCGGGCAGGAAGACCGGCAGCCGGGTCCAGATCGCCGTCCCGCCCACCTGGGGCTACGGCAAGTCCGGGAACGCGCAGGCGGGCATCAAGGGCACCGACACCCTGGTCTTCGTCATCGACGTGATCGACTCCTTCAACTCCAAGAGCTCCGCCAAGGGCACGCAGGTCCCGCAGACCGACGCCGCCCTGCCGAAGGTCGGCACCAACACCGACGGCCAGGCCCCCTCGATCAGCGTCCCGAAGACCGCCCCGCCGAAGAAGCTGGTGTCGGCCTACGTCCTGGAGGGCGACGGTCCCGAGCTGAAGGCGGACCAGGCGATCCTGTGCCAGTTCAAGGGCGTCGTCTGGGACAGCGGCAAGCCCTTCGAGCAGACGTACGGCTCCGGCCGGCTCAGCCAGTTCTCGCTGGAGCAGATGCGGCAGGTCGTCAAGGGGCTGCCGCAGGGACTGACCGGCAAGAAGGTGGGCAGCAGGGTCCTGGTCGTCGTCCCGCCGGACCTGGCCTACGGGAACAACCCGCCGAGCGGCGGTGCCATCAAGAAGGGCTCCACGCTGGTGTTCTCGGTGGACATCCTCGCCGCGATGTAG
- a CDS encoding helix-turn-helix transcriptional regulator — translation MAGKPVRPVNAIDQTRRMLSLVTYLRERPGARIADVARAFGITEDELVSDLDLLPMCGTSFRGGDLLDIDTDGERIWWHNPAALGEEAAEPLRLAADEATALLVAARAVSTLPGLRESDRQALLRATAKVETAAGEAAGASARLSVTFESEGGVFADVDRAISERRRLWIRYYSPARDEVTEREIDPIRLVSVGHTYVEAWCRRSEARRTFRLDRVAEIRILDEPSAPPEIELRDLSEALVQPAAEDPEVVIEVGPGGRWVAEYYPHDSADELPDGGLRITLRTPDPASLRRLALRLGRDGRIVSPPELADSARRAARDALAAYEGRPGTGRGAGGGQDDQEKRS, via the coding sequence ATGGCAGGCAAACCGGTCAGGCCCGTGAACGCCATCGACCAGACCCGGCGGATGCTCTCGCTGGTCACCTACCTCAGGGAGCGCCCCGGCGCGCGGATCGCCGACGTCGCGCGCGCCTTCGGCATCACCGAGGACGAACTGGTCTCCGACCTCGATCTGCTGCCCATGTGCGGCACCAGCTTCCGCGGCGGCGACCTGCTCGACATCGACACCGACGGCGAGCGCATCTGGTGGCACAACCCGGCGGCGCTCGGCGAGGAGGCGGCCGAGCCGCTGCGGCTCGCCGCCGACGAGGCCACGGCCCTGCTGGTGGCCGCCCGCGCCGTGTCCACGCTGCCCGGCCTGCGCGAGAGCGACCGGCAGGCGCTGCTGCGGGCGACGGCCAAGGTGGAGACGGCGGCCGGCGAGGCGGCCGGCGCCAGCGCCCGGCTCTCGGTGACCTTCGAGTCCGAGGGCGGCGTCTTCGCCGACGTCGACCGGGCCATCTCCGAGCGCCGCCGGCTGTGGATCCGCTACTACTCGCCGGCGCGCGACGAGGTCACCGAGCGCGAGATCGACCCCATCCGCCTGGTCAGCGTCGGCCACACCTACGTCGAGGCGTGGTGCCGCCGCTCCGAGGCCCGGCGCACCTTCCGGCTCGACCGGGTCGCGGAGATCAGGATCCTCGACGAGCCCTCGGCGCCCCCGGAGATAGAACTGCGGGACCTGTCCGAGGCCCTGGTCCAGCCGGCCGCCGAGGACCCGGAGGTCGTGATCGAGGTCGGCCCCGGCGGCCGCTGGGTCGCCGAGTACTACCCGCACGACAGCGCCGATGAGCTTCCCGACGGCGGGCTGCGTATCACTCTGCGCACCCCCGACCCGGCCTCCCTGCGCCGGCTGGCCCTGCGCCTCGGCCGCGACGGCCGGATCGTCTCACCGCCCGAACTGGCCGACAGCGCCCGCCGGGCGGCCCGCGACGCACTGGCGGCGTACGAGGGCCGGCCGGGCACGGGCCGCGGTGCCGGGGGCGGGCAGGACGACCAGGAAAAGAGGAGCTAG
- the tatA gene encoding Sec-independent protein translocase subunit TatA, with the protein MFRNGLEPWHLLLLVLVIVLVFGSKKLPDMARSLGKSARILKSEAKAMKDEGKQPAGTAQSTEDPAPAQRTIQAAPGDVTSSRPVNEPTDTTQR; encoded by the coding sequence ATGTTCCGCAACGGACTTGAGCCGTGGCACCTGCTGCTCCTCGTCCTGGTCATCGTCCTCGTGTTCGGTTCCAAGAAGCTCCCGGACATGGCGCGCTCGCTGGGCAAGTCCGCTCGCATCCTCAAGAGCGAGGCCAAGGCGATGAAGGACGAGGGTAAGCAGCCCGCCGGCACCGCCCAGTCCACCGAGGACCCCGCTCCGGCGCAGCGCACGATCCAGGCCGCCCCCGGCGACGTGACCAGCTCGCGCCCGGTCAACGAGCCGACGGACACCACCCAGCGCTGA
- the tatC gene encoding twin-arginine translocase subunit TatC, whose product MPKSARKKEKDPEGRMPLADHLRELRNRLAKGVLAIVLVTIVAAFFYRDIINFITEPVLDQIGCHQSFGELASSKNVHCAHITVSGLLAPFTLALKVSLMTGVVLASPVWLYQLWAFVAPGLHRTEKKYAYAFVGFGFPLFLGGGYLAFHVLPTTARVMIDLTPSGAENLLPLDDLLDLVTRMVVVFGLAFEMPLLLVMLNLTGVLSGGRMLGWWRGMVVGITAFAAVATPSPDPMTMLALAAPIWGLYFIAVAIALINDRRRARRAADGPGDDEASELDLTPEAIGEVEPVSAGRLPEQTTTDRVNGYDDVT is encoded by the coding sequence TTGCCCAAGTCTGCCCGCAAGAAGGAGAAGGATCCCGAGGGGCGGATGCCGCTCGCGGATCACTTGCGTGAGCTGCGCAACCGGCTCGCGAAGGGTGTCCTGGCGATCGTGCTCGTCACGATCGTGGCGGCGTTCTTCTACAGGGACATCATCAACTTCATCACCGAGCCGGTGCTGGACCAGATCGGCTGCCACCAGTCCTTCGGTGAGCTGGCGTCCTCGAAGAACGTCCACTGTGCGCACATCACGGTCAGCGGCCTGCTCGCACCGTTCACCCTGGCGCTGAAGGTCTCGCTGATGACCGGCGTCGTGCTCGCGTCGCCGGTCTGGCTGTACCAGCTCTGGGCGTTCGTCGCCCCGGGCCTGCACCGCACCGAGAAGAAGTACGCCTACGCGTTCGTCGGTTTCGGCTTCCCGCTGTTCCTCGGCGGCGGCTACCTCGCCTTCCACGTGCTGCCCACCACGGCCCGGGTGATGATCGACCTGACGCCGTCCGGCGCCGAGAACCTGCTGCCGCTGGACGACCTGCTCGACCTCGTCACGCGCATGGTCGTCGTCTTCGGCCTCGCCTTCGAGATGCCCCTGCTGCTGGTCATGCTCAACCTCACCGGCGTGCTGTCCGGCGGCCGGATGCTGGGCTGGTGGCGCGGCATGGTCGTCGGCATCACCGCCTTCGCTGCGGTGGCCACGCCCAGCCCGGACCCGATGACGATGCTGGCGCTCGCGGCGCCGATCTGGGGTCTGTACTTCATCGCCGTGGCCATCGCGCTGATCAACGACCGGCGCCGGGCCCGCCGCGCGGCCGACGGCCCGGGCGACGACGAGGCGTCCGAGCTGGACCTCACCCCCGAGGCCATCGGCGAGGTCGAGCCCGTCTCCGCCGGCCGGCTGCCCGAGCAGACGACCACGGACCGGGTCAACGGCTACGACGACGTGACCTGA
- a CDS encoding LacI family DNA-binding transcriptional regulator gives MPRSSTRPTSRDVAQAAGVSQAAVSLVLGDKWRGRVSEATAERVRAAARELGYRPNLAARNLRLGRTRTVLLVVPALTTEFFAGVYTGAARVAARHGFGVVLYPSPQGIGPARDPFASAQAALDGVIASSMAADALTAIRGDQLPLVMLDSDPEGSLGAATVNLDIADGVRQVTEHLLGLGHRRFLHLAADVPSWTFELRARELAARLAAVPGTAIRTAAAPISIDDAVAAAEAALTRPGPRPTAVVCDDDKLAAGAYKAIRRLGLRVPDDISVTGLDDLALATALDPELTTVRLDAERFGERGMEALLAVLDGRDPEGEDIPVELVVRGSTARASAPAP, from the coding sequence GTGCCACGCAGCAGCACGCGCCCGACCAGCCGTGACGTCGCGCAGGCGGCCGGGGTGTCCCAGGCGGCCGTCTCGCTCGTCCTCGGCGACAAGTGGCGCGGCCGGGTCTCCGAGGCCACCGCCGAGCGGGTCCGCGCGGCCGCGCGCGAGCTGGGCTACCGGCCCAACCTGGCGGCCCGCAACCTGCGCCTGGGCCGCACCCGCACCGTCCTGCTCGTGGTGCCGGCCCTGACGACCGAGTTCTTCGCCGGCGTCTACACCGGCGCGGCACGCGTGGCGGCCCGGCACGGCTTCGGCGTCGTGCTCTACCCCTCCCCCCAGGGCATCGGCCCGGCCCGTGACCCCTTCGCCTCCGCGCAGGCGGCCCTGGACGGCGTCATCGCCTCCTCGATGGCCGCCGACGCCCTCACCGCCATCCGCGGCGACCAGCTCCCGCTGGTCATGCTCGACAGCGATCCCGAGGGCAGCCTGGGCGCCGCGACCGTGAACCTGGACATCGCCGACGGCGTCCGCCAGGTCACCGAGCACCTGCTCGGTCTCGGGCACCGCCGCTTCCTGCACCTCGCGGCCGACGTCCCCTCCTGGACCTTCGAGCTGCGCGCCCGCGAGCTGGCCGCACGGCTGGCCGCCGTCCCCGGCACCGCGATCCGCACGGCCGCCGCGCCGATCTCCATCGACGACGCGGTCGCCGCCGCCGAGGCCGCGCTCACCCGGCCCGGCCCCCGGCCGACCGCCGTGGTCTGCGACGACGACAAACTGGCCGCCGGCGCCTACAAGGCCATACGCCGCCTCGGCCTGCGCGTCCCCGACGACATCTCCGTCACCGGCCTGGACGACCTGGCCCTCGCCACCGCCCTCGACCCGGAGCTCACCACGGTGCGCCTGGACGCCGAGCGGTTCGGTGAACGCGGCATGGAGGCCCTGCTGGCCGTCCTGGACGGCCGGGATCCCGAGGGCGAGGACATCCCGGTCGAACTGGTCGTACGAGGCTCCACGGCCCGAGCGTCCGCGCCGGCCCCCTAG
- a CDS encoding FKBP-type peptidyl-prolyl cis-trans isomerase: protein MSIEKPEIDFPGGEPPADLEIKDIWEGDGEVAQAGQTVTVHYVGVAFSTGEEFDASWNRGTPFRFPLGGGRVIKGWDLGVQGMKVGGRRQLTIPAHLAYGDQSPTPAIQPGETLIFVVDLVAV from the coding sequence GTGAGCATCGAGAAGCCCGAGATCGACTTCCCGGGCGGCGAGCCGCCGGCGGACCTCGAGATCAAGGACATCTGGGAGGGCGACGGCGAGGTGGCGCAGGCGGGTCAGACCGTCACCGTCCACTACGTCGGCGTCGCCTTCAGCACCGGCGAGGAGTTCGACGCCAGCTGGAACCGCGGCACCCCGTTCCGCTTCCCGCTGGGTGGCGGCCGTGTCATCAAGGGCTGGGACCTGGGCGTGCAGGGCATGAAGGTCGGTGGCCGCCGCCAGCTGACCATCCCGGCGCACCTCGCCTACGGCGACCAGAGCCCGACCCCGGCGATCCAGCCCGGCGAGACCCTGATCTTCGTGGTCGACCTGGTCGCGGTCTGA